Proteins encoded together in one Oceanobacillus iheyensis HTE831 window:
- a CDS encoding DUF1648 domain-containing protein, which yields MKANPMINVPSTRLEKSIHIITYTLLGLLYLFVALQYNSLPEQIPAHYNFSGEITRTMSKGGIWIFPIITTIFAFVFSFLGKVPYVSNYPLKVTEENAEPVYKEGRLMLASLGLFLVLFMGSEKL from the coding sequence ATGAAAGCAAATCCTATGATAAATGTACCTTCAACACGATTAGAAAAAAGTATACATATCATAACTTATACATTGCTAGGTCTACTATATCTATTTGTTGCGTTACAATATAATTCCCTACCAGAGCAGATTCCAGCACATTATAATTTTTCTGGTGAGATAACAAGAACAATGTCAAAGGGAGGAATATGGATATTTCCAATAATCACTACTATCTTTGCTTTCGTTTTTTCTTTTTTGGGTAAGGTTCCATACGTGAGTAATTATCCACTAAAAGTAACAGAGGAAAATGCAGAACCTGTTTATAAAGAAGGAAGATTAATGCTAGCTTCATTAGGTTTATTTTTAGTTCTCTTTATGGGTTCTGAAAAATTATAA
- a CDS encoding DUF1648 domain-containing protein: MQTNPIIKVPPTRLEVIMHILTYFGIIVMCIYIGTQYSKLPAEIPAHYNFSGEITRMDSKIVVWILPVISVLIIVPISFICKVPYMFNYPLKVTEKNAVKVYKDGRLMMASMNVLIVILFSVLELNIIYDANNPDNQMSNLWINILLISIFIHLFYFIIRLRRHKLE; the protein is encoded by the coding sequence ATGCAAACTAATCCAATTATTAAAGTTCCTCCCACGAGATTAGAAGTAATCATGCACATTCTAACTTATTTTGGAATAATTGTAATGTGTATTTATATTGGTACACAATATTCTAAACTCCCTGCAGAAATACCTGCTCATTATAATTTTAGTGGTGAGATTACAAGAATGGATTCAAAAATAGTAGTATGGATTTTACCAGTAATTTCTGTCCTTATAATTGTCCCTATTTCTTTCATATGTAAAGTGCCTTATATGTTTAATTATCCACTTAAGGTTACAGAAAAGAATGCAGTGAAGGTATATAAAGATGGTAGATTAATGATGGCCTCTATGAATGTGCTTATCGTAATTTTGTTTTCTGTATTGGAGTTAAATATAATTTATGATGCTAACAATCCAGATAATCAAATGTCTAATTTGTGGATTAACATACTTCTAATTTCTATATTCATCCATCTTTTCTATTTTATTATCCGGTTAAGAAGACATAAATTAGAATAG
- a CDS encoding pyroglutamyl-peptidase I has protein sequence MKKILLTGFVPFLDNPINPTEEIVQGLHKKSVNGWEVVGEVLPVDFHVTGDHLVELIHKVQPSAIISLGLAAGRNRITPERIAINCNDGPVDNQGYKPDGEKIISDGPDGYFSSLPIKKMVKELENNGIPAKISNTAGAYLCNHVMYRALHEIEQQKLDIFSGFIHIPASHKLALTNNIPSFAQKDLQRAIEICIGCLD, from the coding sequence ATGAAAAAAATATTGTTAACTGGGTTTGTACCTTTTTTAGATAACCCAATTAACCCAACTGAAGAGATTGTTCAAGGACTACATAAAAAAAGTGTGAATGGATGGGAAGTTGTAGGAGAAGTACTTCCTGTAGATTTTCACGTAACCGGAGATCATTTAGTAGAATTGATACATAAAGTACAACCTAGCGCAATAATATCATTAGGTTTAGCAGCTGGGCGTAATCGAATAACTCCAGAGAGAATAGCAATTAATTGTAATGACGGCCCTGTAGATAATCAAGGTTATAAACCTGATGGCGAAAAAATCATAAGTGATGGGCCAGATGGTTATTTTAGTTCGTTACCGATTAAAAAAATGGTGAAAGAATTAGAAAATAACGGTATACCTGCAAAAATATCTAATACTGCCGGAGCTTATTTATGTAATCATGTGATGTATCGTGCACTGCATGAAATAGAACAACAAAAGTTAGATATTTTTTCTGGGTTTATTCACATTCCAGCATCCCACAAGCTAGCACTAACAAATAATATCCCGAGTTTTGCGCAAAAGGATCTTCAGCGCGCTATAGAAATTTGCATTGGATGTCTAGATTAA